A region from the Cystobacter ferrugineus genome encodes:
- a CDS encoding ADP-ribosylglycohydrolase family protein, protein MKQDAILGALLGTVVGDALGLPREGLSRRRALRMFGGAPLHHRFFLGRGVGSDDTEHACMVAQTLLAAPDSPEHFARNLAWRLRGWLLGLPAGIGWATLRATVKLWLGFPPGRSGVVSAGNGPAMRAPLLGVCLAEHPERLEAFVRASSRMTHRDARAEQGALAVALAAAHGARRGGVDAEEMMREWAARIDEPSLREALARLRAAWERGASVPEFAAELGLAEGVSGYVMHTVPVVLYAWLRHGTDFQRAVEEVILLGGDSDTTGAIVGALAGATTGAGAIPPRWLEGLAEWPRSVGWLRRLGERLATRFSGPEALAAPGALPLFWPALLPRNLLVLGLVLGHGFRRLLPPY, encoded by the coding sequence ATGAAGCAGGACGCCATCCTGGGAGCGCTCCTGGGGACGGTGGTGGGAGACGCGCTCGGGCTGCCGCGCGAGGGACTGTCCCGGAGGCGAGCGCTGCGCATGTTCGGCGGAGCGCCGCTGCACCACCGCTTCTTCCTCGGCCGGGGCGTGGGCAGCGACGACACGGAACACGCCTGCATGGTGGCGCAGACCCTGCTCGCCGCGCCGGACTCCCCCGAGCACTTCGCCCGGAACCTCGCCTGGCGGCTGCGGGGCTGGCTGCTGGGCCTGCCCGCGGGGATTGGCTGGGCCACGCTGCGCGCCACGGTGAAGCTATGGCTCGGCTTCCCACCCGGCCGCAGCGGGGTAGTGTCCGCGGGCAATGGTCCAGCCATGCGCGCGCCGCTGCTGGGCGTGTGTCTCGCCGAGCACCCGGAGCGGCTGGAGGCCTTCGTCCGGGCCTCGAGCCGGATGACCCACCGGGATGCCCGCGCCGAGCAGGGCGCGCTGGCCGTCGCGCTGGCGGCGGCCCATGGCGCCCGGCGGGGTGGCGTGGACGCGGAGGAGATGATGCGCGAGTGGGCGGCCCGCATCGACGAGCCCTCGTTGCGCGAGGCCCTCGCCCGGCTGCGCGCGGCCTGGGAGCGGGGCGCGAGCGTGCCGGAGTTCGCCGCGGAGCTGGGGCTCGCCGAGGGGGTGAGCGGCTACGTGATGCACACCGTGCCGGTGGTGCTCTACGCCTGGTTGCGGCACGGCACGGACTTCCAGCGGGCGGTGGAGGAGGTCATCCTGCTCGGCGGCGACAGCGACACCACGGGCGCCATCGTCGGAGCGCTGGCGGGCGCGACCACGGGCGCGGGGGCCATTCCTCCCCGGTGGCTCGAGGGCCTCGCCGAGTGGCCCCGTTCGGTGGGGTGGCTGCGACGGCTCGGGGAGCGGCTCGCGACCCGGTTCTCGGGGCCGGAAGCACTCGCGGCGCCGGGTGCCCTGCCCCTCTTCTGGCCAGCGCTCCTGCCGCGCAACCTGCTCGTGCTCGGCCTCGTGCTGGGGCATGGGTTCCGGCGGCTGCTGCCGCCCTATTGA